In Apus apus isolate bApuApu2 chromosome 5, bApuApu2.pri.cur, whole genome shotgun sequence, the following are encoded in one genomic region:
- the PLD4 gene encoding 5'-3' exonuclease PLD4 isoform X2 → MTLLPVFKIHVGFDPICKQFQVLGAILILGLVLMAVYFMRVDNVVDPKGGEAVFSIYEEVEEEEGLYGDLPGTTEIEDYSSKSNDSCSFELVENVPYDLAFEINSTAAKPLYHAWTRLLDIAQEKIHVASFYWSLTGKDINVNDSSSKQGEDILKRFERLLAENVSVYIAASIPTLATNSTDLKLLEEKGAHVKPIDFGHLAGGVLHSKFWIVDMKHIYIGSANMDWRSLSQVKEFGAVIYNCSCLARDLWKTFSTYWDLGHANATIPFPWPLNYSTYINKHRPLEVELNGVLTKAYFSASPPAFCPEGRTYDLSAIISIISEAQEFVYISVMEYFPTSRFLHPERYWPAIDNALRRAAFNHRVQIRLLVSCWTHTDPAMLYYLRSLRALNNPHAHISVDVKLFIVPVLNHTNIPHGRVNHNKYMVTDKVAYIGTSNWSEDYFINTAGVGLIITQNSTNLHRRQLPIQEQLRTLFERDWNSNYAVNLEDVQGQKDCNWKGRF, encoded by the exons TTTCAAGTCTTAGGAGCAATTTTGATACTTGGTCTTGTCCTCATGGCTGTTTACTTCATGAGAGTGGACAATGTAGTTGACCCTAAGGGAGGAGAAGCAGTTTTCAGCATATATGAAgaagtggaggaggaagaaggactCTATGGAGATCTCCCAGGAACCACAGAAATTGAGGACTACAGCAGTAAATCCAATGATTCCTGCAG CTTTGAACTTGTGGAAAATGTTCCTTATGACTTAGCTTTTGAGATAAATAGCACCGCAGCCAAACCCTTGTACCATGCCTGGACAAGACTCCTTGATATAGCCCAGGAAAAAATTCATGTGGCTTCCTTCTATTGGTCTCTTACTGGGAAAGATATCAATGTCAATGATTCATCCTCAAAGCAG GGTGAAGATATTCTGAAGAGGTTTGAGAGATTACTTGCAGAGAATGTCTCTGTGTATATTGCAGCAAGTATACCAACTTTGGCCACAAATTCAACTGACCTCAAGCTTTTGGAGGAAAAAG GGGCTCATGTAAAACCAATTGATTTTGGACATTTGGCAGGAGGAGTCTTGCATAGCAAATTCTGGATTGTAGATATGAAACACATATATATTGGTAGTGCAAATATGGACTGGAGATCTTTATCTCAG GTGAAGGAGTTTGGTGCTGTGATATATAACTGCAGCTGCTTGGCCAGAGACCTCTGGAAAACATTTAGTACTTACTGGGATCTTGGACATGCTAATGCTACCATCCCATTCCCATGGCCTCTTAATTATTCTACCTACATTAACAAGCATCGGCCTCTGGAAGTAGAATTGAATGGAGTCCTGACAAAAGCCTATTTTTCT gCTTCTCCTCCAGCATTTTGTCCAGAAGGTCGCACCTATGACCTCTCTGCTATAATCAGCATTATCAGTGAGGCACAGGAATTTGTCTATATTTCTGTTATGGAATATTTCCCTACCAGCCGTTTCCTTCATCCAGAAAG ATACTGGCCAGCCATTGACAACGCTCTGAGACGTGCAGCTTTCAACCACAGGGTGCAAATCCGGCTTCTGGTCAGCTGCTGGACCCACACTGACCCAGCCATGCTCTACTATCTGAGGTCCCTGCGTGCTCTCAACAACCCACATGCCCACATTAGTGTTGATGTG AAACTCTTCATTGTTCCAGTTCTGAATCACACAAATATTCCTCATGGGAGAGTGAATCACAACAAATATATGGTCACTGATAAAGTAGCCTATATAG GAACTTCCAATTGGTCAGAAGATTACTTCATTAATACAGCTGGTGTGGGACTAATTATCACACAGAATTCAACCAACCTGCATAGAAGGCAGCTGCCTATCCAGGAACAATTAAGAACCCTTTTTGAAAGAGACTGGAATTCCAACTACGCAGTGAATTTGGAAGATGTGCAGGGACAGAAAGACTGTAACTGGAAGGGCAGATTCTGA
- the PLD4 gene encoding 5'-3' exonuclease PLD4 isoform X1 codes for MIVGHPLPSRSSRMFVKKALKTSLMFNVSSNVKLGVNNQKDIKMFQVLGAILILGLVLMAVYFMRVDNVVDPKGGEAVFSIYEEVEEEEGLYGDLPGTTEIEDYSSKSNDSCSFELVENVPYDLAFEINSTAAKPLYHAWTRLLDIAQEKIHVASFYWSLTGKDINVNDSSSKQGEDILKRFERLLAENVSVYIAASIPTLATNSTDLKLLEEKGAHVKPIDFGHLAGGVLHSKFWIVDMKHIYIGSANMDWRSLSQVKEFGAVIYNCSCLARDLWKTFSTYWDLGHANATIPFPWPLNYSTYINKHRPLEVELNGVLTKAYFSASPPAFCPEGRTYDLSAIISIISEAQEFVYISVMEYFPTSRFLHPERYWPAIDNALRRAAFNHRVQIRLLVSCWTHTDPAMLYYLRSLRALNNPHAHISVDVKLFIVPVLNHTNIPHGRVNHNKYMVTDKVAYIGTSNWSEDYFINTAGVGLIITQNSTNLHRRQLPIQEQLRTLFERDWNSNYAVNLEDVQGQKDCNWKGRF; via the exons TTTCAAGTCTTAGGAGCAATTTTGATACTTGGTCTTGTCCTCATGGCTGTTTACTTCATGAGAGTGGACAATGTAGTTGACCCTAAGGGAGGAGAAGCAGTTTTCAGCATATATGAAgaagtggaggaggaagaaggactCTATGGAGATCTCCCAGGAACCACAGAAATTGAGGACTACAGCAGTAAATCCAATGATTCCTGCAG CTTTGAACTTGTGGAAAATGTTCCTTATGACTTAGCTTTTGAGATAAATAGCACCGCAGCCAAACCCTTGTACCATGCCTGGACAAGACTCCTTGATATAGCCCAGGAAAAAATTCATGTGGCTTCCTTCTATTGGTCTCTTACTGGGAAAGATATCAATGTCAATGATTCATCCTCAAAGCAG GGTGAAGATATTCTGAAGAGGTTTGAGAGATTACTTGCAGAGAATGTCTCTGTGTATATTGCAGCAAGTATACCAACTTTGGCCACAAATTCAACTGACCTCAAGCTTTTGGAGGAAAAAG GGGCTCATGTAAAACCAATTGATTTTGGACATTTGGCAGGAGGAGTCTTGCATAGCAAATTCTGGATTGTAGATATGAAACACATATATATTGGTAGTGCAAATATGGACTGGAGATCTTTATCTCAG GTGAAGGAGTTTGGTGCTGTGATATATAACTGCAGCTGCTTGGCCAGAGACCTCTGGAAAACATTTAGTACTTACTGGGATCTTGGACATGCTAATGCTACCATCCCATTCCCATGGCCTCTTAATTATTCTACCTACATTAACAAGCATCGGCCTCTGGAAGTAGAATTGAATGGAGTCCTGACAAAAGCCTATTTTTCT gCTTCTCCTCCAGCATTTTGTCCAGAAGGTCGCACCTATGACCTCTCTGCTATAATCAGCATTATCAGTGAGGCACAGGAATTTGTCTATATTTCTGTTATGGAATATTTCCCTACCAGCCGTTTCCTTCATCCAGAAAG ATACTGGCCAGCCATTGACAACGCTCTGAGACGTGCAGCTTTCAACCACAGGGTGCAAATCCGGCTTCTGGTCAGCTGCTGGACCCACACTGACCCAGCCATGCTCTACTATCTGAGGTCCCTGCGTGCTCTCAACAACCCACATGCCCACATTAGTGTTGATGTG AAACTCTTCATTGTTCCAGTTCTGAATCACACAAATATTCCTCATGGGAGAGTGAATCACAACAAATATATGGTCACTGATAAAGTAGCCTATATAG GAACTTCCAATTGGTCAGAAGATTACTTCATTAATACAGCTGGTGTGGGACTAATTATCACACAGAATTCAACCAACCTGCATAGAAGGCAGCTGCCTATCCAGGAACAATTAAGAACCCTTTTTGAAAGAGACTGGAATTCCAACTACGCAGTGAATTTGGAAGATGTGCAGGGACAGAAAGACTGTAACTGGAAGGGCAGATTCTGA